In one Drosophila pseudoobscura strain MV-25-SWS-2005 chromosome X, UCI_Dpse_MV25, whole genome shotgun sequence genomic region, the following are encoded:
- the LOC4814077 gene encoding arginine-glutamic acid dipeptide repeats protein gives MKSAKRWLFMTATVLLLSLLACSEAALPFKKVSIAKTPAFTSSTTTTSTSTTTEDTPVEEEDTPVPSGEGGSSDVPKADNNTRTSTKNSKLTGIPQIDYIWDPNLPRELNGYNLSTYPFLSTVPPMDEIHFKCEGLHDGFYASIEYKCQIYHHCVYGIRHDFLCANFTAFDQRTFICHFASDVDCEGSQKYWNRNDALYMATTTTSTTTTTIAPPPTQPAAPRRRLQRPQRPLRRPYNRRPIDDYYYDEEDQYEDEYYERPTRRHKTRPRHRKPQVEVDYEDEYEEKRVEAEKPARRNRNRYRDEEESLDEDYEERPAIRRGKPTPGPAGRKVSPPRKPGRAEERRSFNEDRPLARRRSNERRTTPSSAIDDLDEYEKPYGGTDQEEAAEEQTPQKVKTTPKPLTEYITPKAAAASVYARPRAPPKIARPVPITEKKKYSYPVQKNTATAQPPSGNGQEEEDYSQEQAQEDDYEQPPPPPPARNIPRRRTAAPRAEQKPTRTTLRKPVTDKKPLEEDYDEPAEQPEPPRKRKRPLAPRSRAPAPDVDFDDEDYEESLAPAPVATAAPARGILRSRSKATTTRKPIAPRPRQPIVEEEDTAEPIISEEEAPASAIAPRTRANSLSGRTAPGKPQRPSSVRVVKRPFLPSRGGSPYLPRGLQPVGVALKPVPPVTTDSTPIDMGSTISGVRLLEHGAPLLRGRPDSSEDEVEEEEEDDDEGAPPSPSPPRTTLPPRSALPATPKQQQQQQPPKLNLDELYENDYDVTLNDALDPTLKPLSPLPQHQIQIQHSHPLPYQPQQQQQPQGRPYASAYAAPTGGSSASSAYNPFAYQQQYQHPNHPQQSSTSASASASASAQSQTQSQPASYHSDSYFSSTDIRRRAIVPSQAARPHRHEYAAPRGPAAGGAGPGAGPGVSHHHQMGGRIAQHFYDDFAY, from the exons ATGAAAAGCGCCAAGCGCTGGCTGTTCATGACAGCAACAG tgctgctgctgagcctACTGGCCTGCTCAGAGGCTGCCCTGCCCTTCAAAAAGGTCTCCATTGCCAAGACACCCGCCTTCAcgagcagcaccaccaccaccagcaccagtacAACCACAGAGGACACACccgtcgaggaggaggacaccCCGGTGCCCAGTGGCGagggcggcagcagcgacgtTCCCAAG GCGGACAATAACACTCGTACGTCGACAAAGAACTCCAAACTGACGGGCATTCCACAAATCGATTACATCTGGGATCCGAATCTTCCCAGGGAATTGAATGG GTACAATCTTTCGACTTATCCCTTCCTTTCGACGGTGCCGCCCATGGATGAGATTCACTTCAAGTGCGAGGGCCTCCACGATGGTTTCTATGCTTCCATTGAGTACAAATGTCAG ATCTACCATCATTGCGTCTACGGGATACGGCACGATTTTCTGTGCGCCAATTTCACGGCGTTCGATCAGCGGACATTCATCTGTCACTTTGCCTCCGATGTGGACTGTGAGGGATCCCAAAAGTACTGGAACAG GAACGATGCACTCTATATGGCTACCACCACCACATCCACGACTACCACAACCATTGCACCGCCACCCACGCAACCGGCAGCACCGCGTCGTCGTCTGCAGAGGCCACAGCGACCCCTGAGGCGGCCGTACAACCGGAGACCCATCGATGACTACTACTACGATGAGGAGGATCAGTACGAGGACGAGTACTACGAGCGACCGACGCGCAGGCACAAGACCAGACCGCGTCATCGCAAGCCCCAGGTGGAGGTGGACTACGAGGACGAGTACGAGGAGAAGCGGGTCGAGGCCGAAAAGCCGGCAAGACGCAACCGAAATCGGTACAGGGATGAGGAAGAGTCCCTGGACGAGGACTACGAGGAGCGGCCGGCAATCAGAAGAGGAAAACCTACGCCGGGACCAGCTGGAAGGAAGGTGTCGCCGCCTCGAAAGCCCGGTCGAGCGGAGGAGCGACGCAGCTTCAATGAGGACCGGCCTCTGGCCAGGCGTCGCAGCAACGAGAGGCGTACCACGCCGTCATCCGCCATCGACGATCTCGATGAGTACGAGAAGCCCTACGGGGGCACGGACCAGGAGGAGGCTGCCGAGGAGCAGACGCCGCAGAAGGTGAAGACCACACCGAAACCTCTCACGGAATATATCACTCCCAAAGCGGCAGCCGCCTCTGTGTATGCCCGTCCCAGGGCTCCGCCGAAGATCGCCCGCCCAGTGCCCATAACCGAGAAAAAGAAGTACTCCTATCCGGTGCAGAAAAACACGGCCACCGCCCAGCCGCCGTCTGGGAatgggcaggaggaggaggactacTCCCAGGAGCAGGCGCAGGAGGATGACTACGAGCAACcacctccgccaccgccggcCAGGAACATTCCCCGACGACGCACTGCAGCGCCCAGGGCCGAGCAAAAGCCCACACGAACCACGCTGCGGAAGCCCGTGACGGACAAGAAGCCGCTCGAGGAGGATTACGATGAGCCGGCCGAGCAGCCGGAGCCACCGCGCAAGCGGAAGCGTCCACTGGCTCCCCGATCCCGCGCCCCAGCGCCCGATGTGGACTTCGATGACGAGGACTACGAGGAGAGCCTAGCGCCTGCgccagtggcaacagcagctccagcacgTGGCATCCTGAGAAGTCGCTCAAAGGCAACGACCACAAGAAAGCCAATAGCGCCTCGACCCCGGCAACCCATcgtcgaggaggaggacacgGCTGAGCCCATCATCAGCGAGGAGGAGGCGCCCGCATCCGCGATTGCGCCCAGAACGAGAGCAAATTCCCTAAGCGGAAGGACGGCACCTGGCAAACCACAGCGCCCCTCTTCGGTACGTGTGGTCAAGCGACCCTTCCTGCCCTCCCGGGGCGGAAGCCCCTATCTGCCGCGCGGCCTTCAGCCGGTGGGCGTGGCCCTGAAGCCAGTGCCGCCAGTGACGACAGACAGCACGCCCATCGACATGGGTTCGACCATCTCGGGGGTGCGTTTGCTGGAGCACGGGGCACCGCTGCTGCGAGGACGGCCCGACAGCAGCGAAgacgaggtggaggaggaggaggaggacgacgatgAGGGGGCGCCTCCGTCTCCGAGTCCGCCACGTACCACGCTGCCGCCTCGCAGCGCCCTGCCGGCCAcgcccaagcagcagcagcagcaacagccgccgaAACTGAATCTCGACGAGCTCTACGAGAACGACTACGATGTCACGCTGAACGATGCGCTCGATCCCACGCTTAAGCCGCTCTCGCCATTGCCACAGcatcagattcagattcagcatTCGCATCCGCTTCCGTatcagccacagcaacagcaacagccgcaggGTCGTCCCTATGCCAGTGCCTATGCAGCTCCTACTGGTGGCAGCTCCGCCTCATCCGCCTACAATCCATTCGCCTATCAGCAACAGTATCAGCATCCGAATCATCCGCAGCAATCATCAACATCCgcttcagcatcagcatccgcATCAGCTCAATCCCAAACGCAATCGCAGCCAGCGAGCTACCATAGTGATTCCTATTTCTCATCGACAGATATACGCCGGCGGGCTATTGTCCCGTCGCAAGCCGCGCGTCCACATCGACACGAATACGCTGCTCCCAGAGGACCAGCCGCCGGAGGAGCTGGACCAGGCGCCGGCCCAGG
- the LOC4814090 gene encoding LOW QUALITY PROTEIN: uncharacterized protein DDB_G0271670 (The sequence of the model RefSeq protein was modified relative to this genomic sequence to represent the inferred CDS: substituted 1 base at 1 genomic stop codon) → RQQQQQQGQGQQGQWSLGGISTYHCLGLLMVVFGVLSMLLAGNCVNGQIDGYIAGEDYPAYDAVPKGLAFNCQGRQPGYYADTETRCQVWHWCLHSGHQYSFLCPNGTVFNQAVRVCDWWSNVNCASSEQLYQNNDELYRIPERKQQQQQQQQQQNDVXYEADDEYKIGTANGTRERGGRQREFQQAQYNITSNSNSNSNTINTSSSSSSNNRILDSSDYNKMTKNSFRGSMRYSTNPQSTYSSSQQQKQQQQKEKHHQQHNSSKGNSERKSKPSSSNKQNNRGNHSRVESNQTRSRNRTTNRTHHNNSSGTSSSSSTSSSGNSKNQKKKNNSSNNQKKKNNSGGSSSSSSSPRGMQRYNTNQFENDAELKDYKSKIKNKYNIDYDHSLDEEYEIIEAIE, encoded by the exons agacagcagcagcagcagcaggggcaggggcagcaggggcagtggAGCCTCGGCGGCATCTCCACGTACCACTGCCTCGGCCTCCTAATGGTCGTGTTCGGAGTACTCTCGATGCTGCTCGCAGGGAACTGTGTCAATGGG CAAATCGATGGCTACATTGCTGGCGAGGACTATCCAGCGTACGATGCAGTGCCCAAGGGTCTGGCCTTCAACTGCCAGGGACGCCAGCCTGGCTACTATGCGGACACAGAGACGCGTTGTCAG GTCTGGCACTGGTGCCTCCATTCTGGCCATCAGTACTCCTTCCTCTGCCCCAATGGCACTGTCTTCAATCAGGCCGTTCGTGTGTGCGATTGGTGGTCGAATGTCAACTGCGCCAGCTCCGAGCAGCTCTACCAGAACAACGATGAACTCTACCGCATTCCAGAGcgcaagcagcaacagcagcagcagcagcagcaacagaacgaTGTATGATATGAGGCCGATGATGAGTATAAGATTGGGACAGCAAATGGAACCAGAGAGCGGGGCGGCAGACAGCGGGAATTTCAGCAAGCACAATACAATATCActagcaatagcaacagcaacagcaacactatcaacaccagcagcagcagcagcagcaataataGAATCCTAGATAGCAGCGACTACAATAAAATGACCAAAAATAGTTTTAGAGGTAGCATGAGATACAGTACCAATCCTCAATCAACATACTCATCatcacagcagcagaagcagcagcagcagaaagagaaGCACCATCAGCAACATAATTCTAGTAAAGGTAATAGCGAAAGGAAATCAAAGCCTAGCAGTAGCAATAAGCAGAACAATAGGGGTAACCATAGTAGAGTAGAGAGCAACCAAACTAGATCTAGGAATCGCACCACTAATCGCACACatcacaacaacagcagcggcaccagcagcagcagcagcaccagcagcagcggcaacagcaagaatcagaaaaaaaagaacaacagcagcaacaatcagaaaaagaagaacaacagcggcggcagcagcagtagcagcagcagtccacGTGGCATGCAGCGCTACAACACGAATCAATTCGAAAACGATGCAGAGCTCAAGGACTACAAGAGCAAAATCAAGAACAAATACAACATCGACTATGATCATTCTTTAGATGAAGAATATGAAATAATCGAGGCCATTGAATGA
- the LOC6900987 gene encoding uncharacterized protein: MDLWVILHQVCLHVLDVFKIYLKFAFLTLIVYLVAEWYIIRYGAELEAQLDAHLVEGAELPEDTAERAASNSTLGKVFRFVVNFFIL; encoded by the coding sequence ATGGATCTATGGGTAATACTACATCAGGTGTGCCTCCATGTGCTGGACGTCTTCAAGATCTACTTAAAGTTTGCATTCCTCACGCTGATCGTCTATCTGGTGGCCGAGTGGTACATCATACGCTATGGCGCCGAACTGGAGGCCCAACTGGATGCCCATCTGGTGGAGGGCGCCGAGCTGCCGGAGGACACCGCCGAGCGGGCCGCCTCGAACAGCACTCTCGGCAAGGTGtttcgatttgtggtgaaCTTTTTCATCCTATAA